In the Mycolicibacter minnesotensis genome, CAACGACTACGTCATCAAGCACACCACCCGCACCACCCGGGTGAAGATCATGGAGTTGGACTACCGCCTCGACGTCAACACATTGCATCGTGACAAGGATGCGACGGACTTGAAGATCAACGAGCTGGGGCGCGTCTCGCTGCGTGCACAGACTCCGCTGATGCTCGATGAGTTCACCCGCAACGACGCCACCGGTTCGTTCATCCTGATCGACCAGGCCACCAATGGAACGGTGGCGGCCGGCATGGTGCTGCGCGACGTGTCGCCACGCACCGCCAGCCCCAACACCGTGCGGCATACCTCACTTGTCCAGGCCACCGACCGGCTGTCCAAGGGCCGCACCGTGTGGCTCACCGGGCTGTCGGGCGCGGGCAAGTCGTCAGTGGCCATGCGGGTGGAGCAGCTGTTGCTCGAACGCGGCACGCCCGCTTACGTTCTCGACGGCGACAACCTGCGGCACGGCCTCAACGCCGACCTGGGCTTCTCGATGGCCGATCGCGCCGAGAACCTGCGCCGGCTGGCCCACGTGGCCACACTGCTGGCCGACTCCGGCCAGATCGTGCTGGTGCCGGCGATCAGCCCGCTGATCGAGCATCGTCAACTGGCCCGCCAGGTGCACACCGACGCCGGGTTCGACTTCGTCGAGGTCTTCTGCGACACCTCGTTGGAAGAGTGCGAACAGCGTGACCCCAAGGGGCTCTACGCCAAGGCGCGCGCCGGTCTGATCACGCACTTCACCGGCATCGACAGCCCGTATCAGCGACCGCGGAACCCCGACGTGCGGCTTAGCTCGCAGAACAGCATCGACGAGCAGGCCCGCCAAGTCATCGCGGCGATCGACGATCGAAAGTGAACGACCACCAGCTGGCCGCACAGCTGGCCACCGAGGCGGGTCGGCTGCTGCTGCGGGTCCGCGAGGAGCTGGCCGACGCCGGTGAGGCGGAGCGCAAAGCTGCCGGTGACCAGCGTTCGCACGACTTTCTGATGGCAGCGCTGGCCGCCGAGCGGCCGCAGGATGCGGTGCTGTCCGAAGAGGGTGCCGACAATCCGGTCCGGCTCAGTGCCGAGCGGGTGTGGATCGTCGATCCGCTGGACGGTACCCGCGAGTTCAGCGAGCTCGGCCGCGACGACTGGGCCGTGCACGTGGCGCTGTGGCAGTCCGGCGAGCTGACGGCCGGGGCGGTGGCCCTGCCCGCGCGGGGGACCACCTTGGCGACCCCGTCGGTGTCCGCGCCGCCCGCCCACGATGCCGCGCCGCGTATCGCGGTATCGCGCAGCCGGCCGCCGGCGATCGCGGAAGCGGTGCGCGAGCAGCTGAACGGTGTGCTGGTCCCGATGGGCTCGGCCGGGGTCAAGGTCGCCGCTGTGGTGCAGGGCATCGCCGACGTCTACGTCCACGCCGGTGGGCAGTACGAGTGGGACTCGGCTGCCCCGGTGGCGGTGGCGCGGGCCGCGGGCCTGCACACCTCACGTATCGATGGTTCACCGCTGATCTACAACCGGCCCGATCCGTTGCTGCCCGACCTGGTGGTGTGTCGCCCCGAATACGCGCAAGGGGTGCTCGCGGCAATCGGTTGAGCCGCCAGATGGAAGAATGCTCGCAATGCGCATGTCGGCCAAGGCGGAGTACGCGGTGCGAGCGATGGTCCAATTGGCCACCGCCGAGCCTGGCGCGCTGATCAAGACCGACGATATCGCTGCTGCGCAGGGCATTCCAGCGCAATTCCTCGTCGACATCCTTTCCGACCTGCGCACCGATCGGCTGGTGCGCAGCCAGCGCGGCCGCGACGGCGGCTACGAGTTGGCCCGGGCCGCCACCGCGATCAGCGTCGCCGATGTACTGCGCTGCATCGACGGCCCGCTGGCCAGTGTTCGTGATATCGGGATGGGCGATCTGCCTTATGCCGGACCGACGGCAGCCTTGACCGACGTGTGGCGGGCGTTGCGGGCCAGTATGCGCTCGGTGCTCGAAGAGACCAGCCTGGCCGATGTGGCCTCCGGGGAACTGCCCGTCCACGTCGCCGAACTTGCCACCGACTATCGCACCCAGGAACGCCAGCGGGGTCATTCGCCGGGCTAGCCGCCGGATCACCCGCCTGAATTGCGCCGTGCCACAATCGCGGTCATGCAGGTGGGAATGACCATGCCGGTGATGGAGCCAGACCTCGACGCAATGCTGCTGCGGGACTGGGCGCGAGCGATCGACGACGGACCGTTCGCCTCGTTGTGCTGGGGCGAGCGGATCGCCTTCACCAACCCGGACAGCCTGACCTTGCTGGGTGCATTGTCGGCGTGGACCGAGCGGGTGCGTCTGGTGACCACGGTGATCGTCCCGCAGCTGCATGACCCGGTCATGCTGGCCAAGGCGCTGGCCACCGCGGATGTGCTCAGTGGTGGCCGTCTTACCGTGGGGCTCGGCATCGGCGGCCGCGACGAGGACTACCGCGCGGTCGGCGCCGATCCGGCGACGCAGAAGATGGGCGAG is a window encoding:
- a CDS encoding Rrf2 family transcriptional regulator; the encoded protein is MRMSAKAEYAVRAMVQLATAEPGALIKTDDIAAAQGIPAQFLVDILSDLRTDRLVRSQRGRDGGYELARAATAISVADVLRCIDGPLASVRDIGMGDLPYAGPTAALTDVWRALRASMRSVLEETSLADVASGELPVHVAELATDYRTQERQRGHSPG
- a CDS encoding 3'(2'),5'-bisphosphate nucleotidase CysQ, which gives rise to MNDHQLAAQLATEAGRLLLRVREELADAGEAERKAAGDQRSHDFLMAALAAERPQDAVLSEEGADNPVRLSAERVWIVDPLDGTREFSELGRDDWAVHVALWQSGELTAGAVALPARGTTLATPSVSAPPAHDAAPRIAVSRSRPPAIAEAVREQLNGVLVPMGSAGVKVAAVVQGIADVYVHAGGQYEWDSAAPVAVARAAGLHTSRIDGSPLIYNRPDPLLPDLVVCRPEYAQGVLAAIG